The region GCTGCTGGAGACGGTCCGGGCACAGCTCGGGGTCTCCTCGGGCGCCGCCGGCCTGGTGCAGGCCGGGGCGGTGCTGATGATGGCCGTCGGGTCGTTCGTCGGGTCCGGGATCGGCGTCCGGTTCGGCCGGGAGCGCGCCGCGGGCGGCGCGGTCGGGCTGGTGGCGCTCGGCAGCGTCCTGCGCGCGATCCCGGCGCTGGCCCCGCTGATCGCGGGCAGCCTCGTCGTCGGGCTCGGGATCGGGCTCGCCGGGGTGCTGCTCGCCGGGATCGTCAAGGAGCACCTGGCCGCCCGGGCAGGCGCCGTGACGGGCGGCTACGTGGTCGCGATGATGGTCGGCGCGACCGTCGCGTCGGCCGTCGCGGTGCCGCTGTCGGTCGGACTGGGCGGCTGGTCGTTCTCGCTCGCGGTGTGGGCGGTGCCGGCGGTCGTCGCCTGCGCGGTGTGGGCGCCGGTGGCGCTGCGCGTCGGCCGGCCGGACCGGTCCGCGCCATCGGTGCGGCTGCCGTGGCGGGACCCGTTCGCCCGGAAGGCCGCCTGCTACATGTCCGGGACGTCGTTGATGTTCTACGGCTGGCTGACCTGGCTCTCGCCGTACTACGAGAGCCACGGCTGGAGCCCGCAGCGCGCGGGCCTGCTGCTCGCGGTCTGGAGCGTCGCGCAGATCCCGGCCGCGCTGCTCGCCCCGGTGCTGGCCGAACGTCGCCGACGCTGGCGGTTCTGGGGCTCGCTCACGCTCGCCTGCGGGCTGGCCGGGACGCTCGGCGCGCTGCTGCTGGCGGAGCCGGGCGTCGTCGGCCCATGGCCGTGGGCGGTGCTGATGGGGATCGGTGTCGGCGCCGGCTTCCCGATGGGCCTCACGGTGATCGCGTGGAACACCCCCGACGGTGCGACCAGCGCCGCCACCAGCGGGTTCGCCATGGGCATCGGCTACCTGGCGGCCGGGTTGGGGCCCCTGCTGATGGGGGTGCTGATCGACCTGACCGGCGGGTACGTCGCCGCGATCGTGGTGCTGCTGGTCGCCGGGGCGGTGCAGTGGCTGGCGATCTGGCGGATCGGGGACCGGCCCGATCCGGCTACGGCCCCGCACTAGACCCCTACAGCTCCGCGGCGCGCTCCCTGACCTGCTCCCAGGCCACCCACCACTCGGTGCGCTTCTGCTCGGCGCGGGTCCGCTCGCGCTCGACGAGCCGGCCGGCGACGAACACCATGAGCGCGTCCGGGGACTCGCCCAGCCCGTCGAGCAGGCCACGGATCCGCTCCTCGGCCACGCAGGCGTCCTGGTGGTCCCCGAGGACCTCCTGGAGCACCGCCGTCGCCTGCAGCAGCCGCTTGACCGGCCTGCCGAGCATGGGCACCACCAGCTCGCCCACGTACCGGACGCGCTTCACCCGGATCCGCAGCTCGTGCAGGGTCGCGTCCGGCGGGTGCTCCCCGGCCCGCTCCACGTTGCGCCGGAGCTTGTGCGCCTCCCTGCGGACGAGGTCGACGAGCTCGGGCTGCGCCTGCGTCGCCGAAGGGGTGGGCAGGGGCAGCCGGATCGCGTCCGCCAGCCGCTCCAGCAGGGCGGCGTAGCGGGGCGCGGAGAGGGCGGCCAGCATCTCCGCCCGGGCCTGCTCGCGTTCGGTCTCCAGGGCCGCGACGAGCTGCTCCGCCGCCCGTCGCTCGGCCGCCGGCAGGCTCGCCGCCTCCCCGCCGAGCCGCAGCAGCAGGACGTCGAGGTCCCGGACCGGGCCGAGCGCCCGGCCGAGCCGGCCGAGCTCCTCGCGCAACCCGTCGGACCACGGGCCGTCGAGCAGCGGGCGGGCGGCCTTCAGCGCGGCCCGCATGCGCCGCACCGATACCCGCATCTGGTGCAGGTCCTCGATGTCCGTGCCGACCCTGGTCCCCGGGTCGTGCGCGAGCAGGGCCCGTAGCCGCAGGTCCAGCGCGGCGCGGACGTGGTGCGCCGGCGGGTCCGCGGGGGTCGCGGTGAGCGGCGCGGGGAGGTCGGCGACGGAGATCGGCCGCCGCCCGTTGCGGGCTCCGGTCACGGGGTCGGTGCGCGTCACGGGGATCAGTTCGCGTGCAGCGCGGCGTTGAGGGCGATGCCCTCGCCCGTGCGGGGGAGCGCCTCGACCGCGCCGCTGATGCTGTTGCGGCGCAGCAGCACGCCGTCCTGGCCGGAGAGCGTGCGGGCGGCCACGGTGGCGCCGTCGGGCAGGGTCACCTTCGTGCCGGCGGTGACGTAGAGACCGGCCTCGACCACGCAGTCGTCGCCCAGGGAGATCCCGATGCCGGCGTTCGCGCCCAGCAGGCAACGCCGGCCGATCGAGATGACCTGGGTGCCGCCACCGGAGAGCGTCCCCATGATCGAGGCGCCGCCGCCGACGTCCGAGCCGTCGCCCACGACGACGCCCGCGGAGATCCGGCCCTCGACCATGGACGAGCCGAGGGTGCCGGCGTTGAAGTTCACGAAGCCCTCGTGCATGACGGTCGTGCCCTCGGCGAGGTGGGCGCCGAGCCGGACCCGGTCCGCGTCGGCGATCCGCACGCCCGACGGGAGCACGTAGTCGACCATCCGCGGGAACTTGTCCACGCCGTACACGGCGACCGCGCCGCGGGCCCGCAGCTTCGCGCGGACGAGCTCGAACCCGGCTACCGCGCACGGCCCGAAGTTGGTCCACGCGACGTTCGCGAGCAGGCCGAACTGGCCGTCGAGGTTGATCTCGTGCGGCCGGACGAGCCGGCTGGAGAGCAGGTGCAGCCGCAGGTAC is a window of Pseudonocardia sp. T1-2H DNA encoding:
- a CDS encoding MFS transporter, with amino-acid sequence MTSPDPAATRIRPVVVLLGLLALAANLRTALAGYPPLLETVRAQLGVSSGAAGLVQAGAVLMMAVGSFVGSGIGVRFGRERAAGGAVGLVALGSVLRAIPALAPLIAGSLVVGLGIGLAGVLLAGIVKEHLAARAGAVTGGYVVAMMVGATVASAVAVPLSVGLGGWSFSLAVWAVPAVVACAVWAPVALRVGRPDRSAPSVRLPWRDPFARKAACYMSGTSLMFYGWLTWLSPYYESHGWSPQRAGLLLAVWSVAQIPAALLAPVLAERRRRWRFWGSLTLACGLAGTLGALLLAEPGVVGPWPWAVLMGIGVGAGFPMGLTVIAWNTPDGATSAATSGFAMGIGYLAAGLGPLLMGVLIDLTGGYVAAIVVLLVAGAVQWLAIWRIGDRPDPATAPH
- a CDS encoding CHAD domain-containing protein, translated to MTRTDPVTGARNGRRPISVADLPAPLTATPADPPAHHVRAALDLRLRALLAHDPGTRVGTDIEDLHQMRVSVRRMRAALKAARPLLDGPWSDGLREELGRLGRALGPVRDLDVLLLRLGGEAASLPAAERRAAEQLVAALETEREQARAEMLAALSAPRYAALLERLADAIRLPLPTPSATQAQPELVDLVRREAHKLRRNVERAGEHPPDATLHELRIRVKRVRYVGELVVPMLGRPVKRLLQATAVLQEVLGDHQDACVAEERIRGLLDGLGESPDALMVFVAGRLVERERTRAEQKRTEWWVAWEQVRERAAEL
- the dapD gene encoding 2,3,4,5-tetrahydropyridine-2,6-dicarboxylate N-succinyltransferase, whose amino-acid sequence is MSTEFSTGFRSEGASGTGLATVTPDGTILDTWYPAPALGADAVDTSAALEPLTGDDEAREVTTRIVRTEIASLADKPVDAADVYLRLHLLSSRLVRPHEINLDGQFGLLANVAWTNFGPCAVAGFELVRAKLRARGAVAVYGVDKFPRMVDYVLPSGVRIADADRVRLGAHLAEGTTVMHEGFVNFNAGTLGSSMVEGRISAGVVVGDGSDVGGGASIMGTLSGGGTQVISIGRRCLLGANAGIGISLGDDCVVEAGLYVTAGTKVTLPDGATVAARTLSGQDGVLLRRNSISGAVEALPRTGEGIALNAALHAN